A DNA window from Paraclostridium bifermentans contains the following coding sequences:
- a CDS encoding PucR family transcriptional regulator, with protein MNAIMSLILEKQKNIILEMRISSLLEINLSNSDINNTLKSINYSFLKYVTAIYCYSDNINESWNKNLIDLLSKNKSTTCVPFKNGLLLLITYNNISKSELSKMLDFYINHIKYNINDSIIGISENYIPITSCKNAINQALVSSSSYSISNERIVKYNSLGTYSLLMCCKDFEESKELYSNIMKPIIDYDKENKSFLLETLISFVNHDGDYKKVSNELFQHENTIRYRILKVKSILNLDKSNIEFYEKISIGVKLHKIYNI; from the coding sequence ATGAACGCAATTATGTCACTGATATTAGAAAAACAAAAAAATATTATACTTGAAATGAGAATATCTTCACTACTAGAAATCAATCTATCTAATAGTGATATAAACAATACTTTAAAATCTATAAATTATTCTTTTTTAAAGTATGTAACTGCTATATACTGTTATTCAGACAATATAAATGAGAGTTGGAATAAAAATCTAATAGATTTGTTATCAAAAAATAAATCAACTACATGCGTACCATTTAAGAATGGTTTATTGCTACTAATAACTTACAATAATATATCCAAATCTGAGTTAAGCAAAATGTTAGATTTTTATATTAATCATATAAAATATAATATTAATGATTCTATAATAGGAATTAGTGAAAATTACATACCTATAACATCCTGTAAAAATGCAATAAATCAAGCATTAGTTTCTTCTAGTTCTTACTCAATATCTAACGAAAGAATAGTTAAATATAACTCGCTAGGTACATATTCATTACTTATGTGCTGTAAAGACTTTGAAGAGTCTAAGGAACTGTACTCTAATATAATGAAACCTATTATAGACTATGATAAAGAAAATAAATCCTTTCTTTTAGAAACTCTAATAAGCTTCGTAAACCATGATGGAGATTATAAAAAAGTTTCTAATGAACTATTCCAACATGAAAATACAATTCGATATAGAATTTTAAAAGTTAAATCTATATTGAACCTAGATAAATCCAATATTGAGTTTTATGAAAAAATTTCAATAGGTGTAAAGCTTCATAAAATATATAATATATAA
- the hfq gene encoding RNA chaperone Hfq: MKNTVLNLQDLFLNNARKERIPVTIFLMNGVQVKGHVKGFDSYIVLLEGENKQQNLIYKHAVSTIIPGKQINFNNNNNQGYNNNNNNNQGYNKNYQENK; encoded by the coding sequence ATGAAAAATACAGTATTAAACTTACAGGACTTATTCTTAAATAATGCAAGAAAAGAAAGAATACCTGTAACAATATTTTTAATGAATGGAGTTCAAGTTAAGGGGCACGTTAAGGGATTTGATAGCTACATAGTATTATTAGAAGGAGAAAACAAGCAGCAAAATCTTATATATAAGCATGCAGTATCTACTATAATACCAGGAAAACAAATAAACTTTAACAATAATAACAACCAAGGATATAACAATAACAATAATAATAATCAAGGATACAATAAAAATTATCAAGAAAACAAATAA
- a CDS encoding AAA family ATPase yields MNYLSYLNIKNFRGVKDLELENLLTINIIVGDNNSGKTSILEAISLLENPDSVRNMLVNAAKRDSNNVSKFELFLEMFPKGQNENRSIHIDSIINQCEHEFKIQGNLSDVIDFNDMERNFESKVFEGVVSLKQNNQQLVNKEIYIQENKQLRFSGSYKTIKMVYITPYDHFRENSLNTTIEIIKDGDKDKIIELLRKFDENIIGFEVLPNENMNTSSIYVNHKKFKLMPLSSFGDGVKKVITLASAIISSKGGILLIDEIETAIYKDMIKEVFDWFVKACIEYKVQLICTTHSLEVIDSMIEGIENKIDDLACFRIESVNEYAYTTRFSGSKLKDIRTILGQDVR; encoded by the coding sequence ATGAATTATTTAAGTTACTTAAATATTAAAAACTTCAGAGGTGTAAAAGATTTAGAATTAGAAAATTTACTTACAATAAATATAATTGTTGGAGATAACAATAGTGGTAAAACCTCTATTTTAGAAGCAATATCGCTATTAGAGAATCCAGATAGTGTAAGAAATATGTTGGTTAACGCAGCTAAAAGAGATAGTAATAATGTATCAAAATTTGAACTTTTTTTAGAAATGTTTCCTAAAGGACAAAATGAAAATAGAAGTATTCACATTGACTCAATTATAAATCAATGCGAACATGAATTTAAAATACAAGGGAACTTAAGTGATGTAATTGATTTTAATGATATGGAGAGAAATTTTGAAAGTAAGGTTTTTGAAGGAGTTGTAAGTCTTAAACAAAATAACCAACAATTAGTTAACAAAGAAATATATATTCAAGAAAACAAACAGTTAAGATTTAGTGGAAGTTATAAAACTATAAAAATGGTATATATAACACCATATGATCATTTTAGGGAGAACTCATTAAATACAACTATAGAAATTATAAAAGATGGAGATAAAGATAAAATTATTGAATTACTTAGAAAGTTTGATGAAAACATAATAGGCTTTGAAGTCTTGCCAAATGAGAACATGAATACTTCATCAATATATGTGAATCATAAAAAATTTAAGCTTATGCCATTGTCTAGTTTTGGAGATGGAGTAAAAAAAGTAATTACATTAGCATCTGCTATAATTAGTTCGAAGGGTGGAATATTACTAATAGACGAGATAGAGACAGCTATATACAAAGATATGATAAAAGAAGTTTTTGATTGGTTTGTAAAAGCATGCATAGAGTATAAAGTTCAACTTATTTGCACTACTCATAGCTTAGAAGTTATTGATTCAATGATTGAGGGAATAGAAAATAAGATAGATGATTTAGCTTGTTTTAGAATAGAATCTGTAAATGAGTATGCGTACACAACTAGGTTTTCAGGTAGTAAACTAAAAGATATAAGAACTATATTAGGTCAGGATGTGAGATGA
- a CDS encoding Mrp/NBP35 family ATP-binding protein, with protein sequence MGNCNSCPSKGNCNKQETCTIENNPNNKIKNIIGVMSGKGGVGKSTVTALIAKKLNKMGYKVGILDADITGPSIPRLMGVQDERATSPNGKDIYPIVTKDNIKTMSINFMVGEENQAIVWKGPIISNTVKQFYKDVMWEELDYLLIDMPPGTGDVPLTVMQNIPLNGVVMVSVPQDMISMIVAKAINMAKMLNIKVLGVVENMSYIQCPDCDKKIKLFDGEETEEFLKEMNLQLLGELPMTKEIVNVTHNGVDDISDELNNILTGIVENIK encoded by the coding sequence ATGGGAAATTGTAATTCATGTCCATCTAAAGGAAATTGTAATAAGCAAGAAACTTGTACAATAGAAAATAATCCTAATAATAAAATAAAAAATATAATAGGCGTAATGAGTGGAAAAGGTGGAGTTGGAAAATCTACTGTAACAGCTCTTATTGCAAAAAAATTAAATAAAATGGGATATAAGGTTGGTATATTAGATGCGGATATAACAGGTCCAAGTATTCCAAGACTTATGGGAGTTCAAGATGAAAGAGCAACTTCACCAAATGGAAAAGATATATATCCTATAGTAACTAAAGATAACATAAAGACAATGTCAATAAACTTTATGGTTGGAGAAGAAAATCAAGCTATAGTATGGAAGGGACCTATAATTAGCAACACAGTAAAACAGTTTTATAAAGATGTAATGTGGGAAGAACTAGATTATCTATTAATAGATATGCCTCCAGGAACAGGAGATGTTCCACTTACAGTAATGCAAAACATACCTTTAAATGGAGTTGTTATGGTTTCAGTTCCTCAAGATATGATATCTATGATAGTGGCAAAAGCTATAAATATGGCTAAAATGCTTAATATAAAAGTATTAGGTGTTGTTGAAAATATGAGTTATATTCAATGTCCAGATTGTGATAAAAAGATAAAGTTATTTGATGGAGAAGAAACAGAAGAATTCTTAAAAGAAATGAACTTACAACTTTTAGGAGAACTTCCAATGACTAAGGAAATTGTTAATGTAACTCACAATGGTGTTGATGATATAAGTGACGAGTTAAATAATATACTAACTGGAATAGTAGAAAATATAAAATAA
- a CDS encoding DUF3226 domain-containing protein codes for MKNILFFVEGVHDANCVAKILDLNGFKEIRSIDNLPEIWKRKIPRTYPFVKDRIERYVPIPSYFTNQKVIIVIICTNGEGRLIKEIDLYISNMSKSELNQIKSICAIFDADQKIAKETFNEKFKYKKKDMIICKQDFLDEEINIKGEKINLYNYFFPDNESKGTLENLLLDGAGIVYKDLIEQVNDYIQNIDERHKYNWSISSENKVRVGCIANVFQPGSANQSSIRRDDWISEESIKYSKDIKKFYDFIVKIINF; via the coding sequence ATGAAAAATATTTTATTTTTCGTAGAAGGAGTTCATGATGCTAACTGTGTAGCTAAGATTCTAGATCTAAATGGTTTTAAAGAAATTAGAAGTATAGATAATCTACCTGAAATCTGGAAAAGAAAAATTCCTAGAACATACCCTTTTGTTAAAGATAGGATCGAAAGATATGTACCGATACCATCATATTTTACAAATCAGAAAGTTATAATTGTAATTATTTGTACAAATGGAGAAGGAAGACTTATAAAAGAAATTGATTTATATATTAGTAATATGAGTAAATCTGAGTTAAATCAGATAAAGAGTATATGTGCAATTTTTGATGCAGACCAAAAGATAGCTAAAGAAACATTTAATGAAAAATTTAAATATAAGAAAAAAGACATGATTATATGTAAACAAGATTTTTTAGATGAAGAAATAAATATAAAAGGAGAAAAAATTAATTTATATAATTATTTCTTTCCTGACAATGAAAGTAAAGGAACTTTAGAGAATTTATTACTAGATGGTGCTGGTATAGTTTATAAGGACCTTATAGAACAAGTCAATGATTATATTCAAAATATAGATGAAAGGCATAAATATAATTGGAGTATTTCTAGTGAAAATAAAGTAAGGGTAGGATGTATAGCTAATGTTTTTCAGCCAGGAAGTGCAAATCAAAGTTCAATAAGACGTGATGACTGGATAAGTGAAGAAAGTATTAAATATAGTAAAGATATTAAAAAATTTTATGATTTTATTGTGAAAATAATAAATTTTTAA
- the miaA gene encoding tRNA (adenosine(37)-N6)-dimethylallyltransferase MiaA has translation MKKIPLVILTGPTAVGKTNLSIQLAKKMNMEIISADSMQIYKYMDVGSAKVTEGEMDGIKHYLIDEVTPDYSFSVSEFQERANDYINEIVEKDKLALVTGGTGLYLNSLIYNMDFAKSDADNELREMLRVELEENGIDYMYEKLKSLDEEAANRIHKNNTKRVIRAIEVCMSGKKMSDFSNDLKLNEKYEPIIIVLNRDREHLYKRINKRVDIMISQGLEDEVNNLLNMGYSSDLVSMQGIGYKEIIKYLNDEYTYEEAIEIIKRDSRRYAKRQLTWFRRYENAKWFDLDNYNDEKILLNDVISYIEKKVNVV, from the coding sequence ATGAAAAAGATACCTTTAGTCATACTGACGGGACCAACTGCAGTTGGAAAAACAAACTTATCAATACAATTAGCTAAAAAGATGAATATGGAGATAATATCAGCAGATTCTATGCAAATATATAAATATATGGATGTGGGAAGTGCAAAAGTCACAGAAGGTGAAATGGATGGGATAAAACATTATTTAATAGATGAAGTTACTCCGGACTATAGTTTTTCTGTATCTGAATTTCAAGAAAGAGCTAATGATTATATAAATGAAATTGTAGAAAAAGACAAATTAGCACTTGTAACTGGTGGTACAGGCCTTTATTTAAATTCTCTTATATATAATATGGATTTTGCAAAATCAGATGCAGACAATGAGTTAAGAGAAATGTTAAGAGTAGAGCTTGAAGAAAATGGAATTGACTACATGTATGAAAAATTAAAGTCTCTTGATGAAGAAGCTGCAAATAGAATCCATAAAAATAATACTAAAAGAGTTATAAGAGCCATTGAAGTTTGTATGAGTGGTAAAAAAATGAGTGACTTTAGTAATGATTTAAAATTAAATGAAAAGTATGAACCAATAATAATAGTTTTGAATAGAGATAGAGAACATCTATATAAAAGAATTAATAAACGAGTTGACATAATGATAAGTCAAGGACTTGAAGATGAAGTTAACAATCTTTTAAATATGGGATACTCAAGTGACCTAGTATCTATGCAAGGAATAGGATACAAAGAAATAATTAAATATCTAAATGATGAATACACTTATGAAGAAGCCATAGAAATAATAAAAAGAGATTCAAGAAGGTATGCTAAAAGACAATTAACATGGTTTAGGAGATATGAAAATGCTAAGTGGTTTGATTTAGATAACTATAATGATGAAAAAATACTTTTAAACGATGTAATTAGTTATATTGAAAAAAAGGTAAATGTTGTGTAA
- a CDS encoding PucR family transcriptional regulator ligand-binding domain-containing protein yields MGISVRDALKLDIFKDSKIIAGHKGLDRIINRVSVFDCPIEVNRDKLVLKEGDFFISNFFPFKDDEDYALYALKFIDSCGCACFCITNEYLSSFTQKLIEV; encoded by the coding sequence ATGGGTATATCAGTTAGAGATGCATTAAAGCTCGATATTTTTAAAGATAGTAAAATAATAGCTGGACATAAAGGTCTAGATAGAATTATTAATAGAGTATCTGTTTTTGATTGTCCTATAGAAGTTAATAGGGATAAATTAGTCTTAAAAGAAGGTGATTTTTTTATAAGTAATTTTTTCCCATTTAAAGATGATGAAGATTATGCTTTATATGCTTTAAAGTTTATAGATTCATGTGGATGTGCTTGTTTTTGCATAACCAATGAGTATTTAAGCAGTTTTACGCAAAAACTAATAGAAGTTTGA
- the cdr gene encoding CoA-disulfide reductase has protein sequence MSKKVIVVGGVAGGASTAARLRRLEEDFEIIMFEKGEYISFANCGLPYYIGEVITEKEKLIVQTVEAMSNKFNMDIRNLSEVISIDKENKKVNVKNHKTGEIYDESYDVLVLSPGASPIKPPINGITDCNNLFTLRNIPDTDKIKAYVDKDTTKKAVVIGGGFIGIEMAENLVERGIDVTLVEASSQVMAPLDVEMVSTIHEHLIDNGIKLILDDGVKEFKNNGKIVALNSGKEIETDLIILSIGVRPETSIAKDAGLKLNERGAIVVDEYMKTSDENIYALGDAVEIVDFVNKKPTMIPLAWPANRQGRLVADNICGKNIKYKGTLGSSVAKIFDYTVATTGNNEKILKKLGIDYEVVHIHPNSSAGYYPGSFPIAYKMIFDKETGKIYGAQGVGIEGVEKRIDVLATAIKANLTVFDLQDVEPCYAPPYNSAKDPVNMLGYYASNIIEGYVETIQYHEVDKVLDRGDIVLDVRDEFELATGSIKGSINIPLGSLREGINELPKDKNIYVTCQVGLRGYIACRILTQRGYKCFNIDGGMKTYSSTKSAKKAIENQNNNVNFSESKQLINEEVAVMNENIKANIKLDACGLQCPGPIRRVFEEVSKMESGDIIEVKASDVAFSKDIKAWCETTGNSLLKAEFNKDKKAYVAYIQKGENPVNTKTSCSLSNQVGKDGATMVVFSGDLDKAIASFIIATGAASMGKEVTMFFTFWGLNVLKRKEKVKVQKDTMEKMFDMMLPSNTNKLPLSKMNMGGMGPKMINEIMKKHNVDDIDTLINNAINMGVKLVACSMSMDLMGIKKEELIDGVDLGGVAAYLGAAEDSGLNLFI, from the coding sequence ATGTCTAAAAAAGTTATAGTAGTAGGTGGAGTTGCAGGTGGGGCATCAACAGCTGCAAGGCTTAGAAGATTAGAAGAAGATTTTGAAATAATTATGTTTGAAAAAGGTGAATATATATCTTTTGCAAATTGTGGACTTCCATATTATATAGGCGAGGTTATAACAGAAAAAGAAAAGCTTATAGTTCAAACTGTTGAAGCTATGAGTAATAAATTTAATATGGACATAAGAAATTTAAGCGAAGTAATTAGTATAGATAAAGAAAATAAAAAAGTAAACGTAAAAAATCATAAAACAGGAGAAATATATGATGAAAGTTATGATGTATTAGTTTTATCACCAGGGGCAAGTCCTATAAAGCCTCCTATAAATGGAATAACTGATTGCAATAATTTATTTACACTAAGAAATATACCAGATACAGATAAAATAAAGGCTTATGTAGATAAAGATACTACTAAAAAGGCTGTTGTAATAGGTGGAGGATTTATTGGGATAGAAATGGCCGAAAACTTGGTTGAAAGAGGTATAGATGTAACTCTAGTTGAAGCTAGTTCTCAAGTTATGGCTCCTCTTGATGTAGAAATGGTAAGCACTATACATGAACATTTAATAGATAATGGTATTAAATTAATTTTAGATGATGGAGTAAAAGAGTTTAAAAACAATGGTAAAATAGTAGCGTTAAACAGTGGCAAAGAAATAGAGACAGATTTAATAATTTTATCTATAGGAGTTAGACCTGAAACATCAATAGCTAAAGATGCGGGATTAAAACTAAATGAAAGAGGAGCTATAGTTGTTGATGAATATATGAAAACTTCAGATGAGAATATATATGCATTAGGTGATGCTGTAGAAATTGTAGACTTTGTAAATAAAAAGCCTACAATGATACCATTAGCGTGGCCAGCTAATAGACAGGGAAGATTAGTCGCTGACAATATATGTGGAAAAAATATTAAATATAAAGGAACATTAGGATCATCTGTAGCAAAGATTTTTGATTATACTGTAGCTACCACTGGAAATAATGAAAAAATATTAAAGAAACTAGGGATAGACTATGAAGTTGTGCATATTCATCCAAACTCAAGTGCAGGATACTACCCAGGTTCATTTCCTATAGCTTATAAAATGATATTTGATAAAGAAACAGGTAAAATATACGGAGCACAAGGTGTTGGCATTGAAGGTGTAGAAAAACGTATAGATGTTTTAGCTACTGCAATAAAAGCTAATTTAACTGTATTTGACTTACAAGATGTAGAGCCGTGTTATGCACCTCCATATAACTCAGCTAAAGATCCCGTTAATATGTTAGGATATTATGCATCAAATATCATAGAAGGTTATGTAGAAACTATACAGTATCATGAAGTTGATAAAGTTTTAGATAGAGGAGATATAGTTTTAGATGTAAGAGATGAATTTGAATTAGCAACAGGTTCAATTAAAGGTTCTATTAATATACCTCTTGGATCACTAAGAGAAGGAATAAATGAGTTACCGAAGGATAAAAACATTTATGTTACTTGTCAAGTTGGATTAAGAGGTTATATTGCTTGTAGAATATTAACTCAAAGAGGATATAAATGTTTTAATATAGATGGTGGAATGAAGACATACTCATCTACAAAAAGCGCTAAAAAAGCTATTGAAAATCAAAACAACAATGTTAACTTTAGTGAAAGTAAACAGTTAATAAATGAAGAGGTTGCAGTTATGAATGAGAATATAAAAGCAAATATTAAATTAGATGCTTGTGGACTTCAATGCCCAGGGCCAATAAGAAGAGTTTTTGAAGAAGTTTCAAAGATGGAAAGCGGAGATATAATAGAAGTAAAAGCAAGTGATGTTGCTTTTAGTAAAGATATAAAAGCATGGTGTGAAACAACAGGAAACTCATTATTAAAAGCTGAGTTTAATAAAGATAAAAAAGCTTATGTAGCATATATACAAAAAGGAGAAAATCCTGTTAATACAAAAACTTCATGCTCTTTAAGCAATCAAGTTGGAAAAGATGGGGCAACAATGGTAGTATTTAGTGGAGATTTAGATAAGGCTATAGCATCATTTATAATAGCTACAGGTGCAGCGTCAATGGGTAAAGAAGTTACAATGTTTTTCACATTTTGGGGACTTAATGTATTAAAGAGAAAAGAAAAAGTAAAAGTTCAAAAAGATACTATGGAAAAAATGTTTGATATGATGTTACCGAGCAATACAAATAAACTTCCTTTATCAAAGATGAACATGGGCGGAATGGGGCCAAAAATGATAAATGAAATAATGAAAAAGCATAATGTTGATGATATAGATACATTAATAAATAATGCTATAAATATGGGTGTTAAACTGGTTGCTTGTTCTATGAGTATGGATTTAATGGGAATTAAGAAAGAAGAACTTATAGATGGCGTAGATTTAGGTGGAGTTGCAGCATACTTAGGTGCAGCTGAAGATTCTGGATTAAACTTATTTATATAA
- a CDS encoding glycine/sarcosine/betaine reductase component B subunit, with product MKLEIGNFYVKNIEFSNETSYENGILRLNKGELLNLIKEDERITDADLHIVNPGEMIRLCPVKEAIEPRVKVDNRALFPGFTGDLENCGHGKTHALKDCSVLVVGKHWGGFQDGLIDMGGEGAKYTYFSKIKNIVLVADTNEDFEKNEQQKKNDALRVAGHKLAEYIAKCVQELEPEEVEVYELEGITKRSEKVNGLPSVVFVMQLQSQMEEDGYNDLTYGWNTNHLVPTLMHPNEILDGAVVSGSFMPCSSKWSTYDIQNAPVIKRLYKEHGKSLNFLGVILSNLNVSLEQKERSAIYVAQIAKTLGADGAIVAEEGYGNPDADFVGCIVALEDEGVKVVGLTNECTGRDGNSQPLVTLDEKLDAIVSCGNVSELIQLPPMEKVIGELNALARDGLSGGWSDDEILGPSVKKDGSIIMENNAMFCGDQVLGWSTKTMKEF from the coding sequence GTGAAATTGGAAATAGGTAACTTTTATGTAAAAAATATAGAATTTAGCAATGAGACAAGTTATGAAAATGGGATTTTAAGATTAAATAAAGGGGAACTCTTAAATCTTATTAAAGAGGACGAAAGAATAACAGATGCGGATTTACATATTGTAAACCCTGGAGAAATGATAAGATTATGTCCTGTAAAAGAAGCAATAGAACCTAGAGTTAAAGTAGATAATAGAGCATTATTCCCAGGTTTTACAGGCGATTTAGAAAATTGTGGTCATGGCAAAACACATGCTTTAAAAGATTGTAGTGTGCTAGTTGTAGGAAAACATTGGGGAGGATTTCAAGATGGATTAATAGATATGGGGGGAGAAGGTGCAAAGTATACTTACTTCTCTAAAATTAAAAATATAGTATTAGTTGCTGATACAAATGAAGATTTTGAAAAAAATGAACAGCAAAAGAAAAATGATGCTTTAAGAGTTGCAGGCCATAAATTAGCTGAATATATAGCGAAGTGTGTACAAGAATTAGAGCCAGAGGAAGTAGAAGTTTATGAGCTTGAGGGAATTACAAAAAGAAGTGAAAAAGTTAATGGACTTCCTAGTGTAGTATTTGTTATGCAACTACAATCACAAATGGAAGAAGATGGATATAACGATTTAACTTATGGATGGAACACAAATCACTTGGTGCCAACATTAATGCATCCAAATGAAATATTAGATGGAGCTGTAGTATCGGGAAGCTTTATGCCATGTTCATCAAAATGGTCCACTTATGATATACAAAATGCACCCGTAATAAAAAGATTATATAAAGAACATGGAAAAAGCTTGAACTTTTTAGGGGTTATATTATCTAACTTGAATGTATCATTAGAGCAAAAGGAACGATCTGCTATATATGTAGCGCAAATTGCTAAGACATTAGGCGCAGATGGAGCAATAGTTGCAGAAGAAGGATATGGAAATCCCGACGCTGATTTTGTAGGTTGTATAGTTGCACTAGAAGATGAGGGGGTAAAAGTAGTTGGTCTTACTAATGAATGTACAGGAAGAGATGGAAACTCACAACCCTTAGTTACACTAGATGAAAAGCTAGATGCGATAGTATCTTGTGGGAATGTTTCTGAACTTATTCAGTTACCTCCGATGGAAAAAGTTATAGGAGAATTAAATGCTTTAGCAAGAGATGGGTTGTCAGGAGGTTGGAGTGATGATGAAATACTAGGACCTTCAGTAAAAAAAGATGGGTCGATTATAATGGAAAACAATGCCATGTTCTGTGGAGATCAAGTGTTAGGATGGTCAACT